One window of the Novipirellula caenicola genome contains the following:
- the mscL gene encoding large conductance mechanosensitive channel protein MscL, giving the protein MSILADFKKFALRGNMIDLAIGFTVGAAFTTVVKSLVNDIIMPPIGWITGNADFSDLFWVLHVPEKVTVPEKGFQTLESAQEAGAVTINYGMFLNTCLSLVIVALAMFMIIRAVNRVDEELDERFGEPKPSEEPSDKKCDFCRSTIPFRAIRCPQCTSELNVPNISDSGKPAERPAT; this is encoded by the coding sequence ATGAGCATCTTGGCTGATTTCAAAAAGTTCGCGTTGCGTGGCAACATGATCGATCTGGCGATCGGATTCACGGTCGGAGCCGCTTTTACGACCGTGGTCAAGTCGTTAGTCAACGACATCATCATGCCTCCGATTGGCTGGATCACAGGCAATGCTGACTTTTCCGATTTGTTTTGGGTACTGCACGTTCCCGAGAAAGTGACGGTGCCCGAGAAAGGTTTCCAGACGCTCGAATCCGCGCAAGAGGCAGGCGCCGTCACCATCAACTACGGTATGTTTCTCAATACCTGTCTCTCGCTGGTGATTGTTGCCCTTGCGATGTTCATGATCATTCGCGCAGTCAATCGTGTGGACGAAGAACTTGACGAGCGTTTTGGTGAACCGAAGCCGTCGGAAGAACCGTCAGACAAAAAGTGTGACTTCTGTCGTTCGACGATCCCGTTTCGCGCCATCCGATGTCCCCAGTGCACGTCGGAGCTGAACGTCCCGAACATCAGCGATTCCGGCAAACCCGCCGAGCGCCCGGCCACGTAA
- the lepA gene encoding translation elongation factor 4, whose protein sequence is MKRIRNFCIIAHIDHGKSTLADRLIQACGGVTQREFHDQMLDSMDIERERGITIKSNTVTLNYTATDGHDYQLNLIDTPGHVDFSHEVRRSLMACEGALMVVDASQGVEAQTVANLYLAMEYDLELLPVINKIDLPAADVERVREEIDSDLGLDPFAAIPVSAKTGVGIDNVLQGIVEHLPPPKGDPEAPVKALVFDAHFDKYRGVILQCRVMEGTLKPRDTIHFMHADRDYKVDELGYNQFKLVPKDQLSAGEVGYIVAGVKSVQDIEIGDTITLLDRPAAEPIPGYQPAKQVVFSSVYPMSTDEYPDLTKALEKLSINDAALTFEKDSSAALGFGFRCGFLGLLHLDVIQERLQREFDLGLVISAPSVKYRLELNDGSTLEVDNPSYWPDPTNIQSSSEPYIKASILIPEEYVGPVMELCREHRSENQTMNYLSAGRLEVISEMPLGEVLFDFYGKLKMITRGYGSFDYEPIEYRPTDVVKVDILVNKEPIDALSYLVHRDKARTRALHYCEQLAEAIPRHQFKIPIQGAIGGTIIARATIQPYRKDVTAKLYGGDVSRKKKLLEKQKKGKAKMKQFGSVNIPQKAFVSVLRADKD, encoded by the coding sequence ATGAAACGCATCCGGAACTTTTGTATTATCGCCCATATCGACCACGGTAAATCGACGCTTGCCGACCGATTGATCCAGGCGTGTGGCGGGGTAACGCAGCGTGAGTTTCATGACCAAATGCTCGACTCGATGGACATCGAGCGAGAACGTGGGATCACGATCAAAAGCAATACGGTCACGCTGAACTATACCGCCACCGACGGCCACGACTATCAATTGAATCTGATTGATACGCCTGGCCACGTTGATTTTTCGCACGAAGTTCGCCGCTCGCTGATGGCATGCGAGGGAGCCTTGATGGTCGTCGATGCCTCGCAAGGCGTCGAGGCACAAACGGTTGCCAATTTGTATCTCGCGATGGAATACGATTTGGAATTGTTGCCGGTGATCAACAAGATCGACTTGCCGGCCGCCGATGTCGAACGCGTTCGTGAAGAGATCGATTCGGATCTTGGGCTCGATCCGTTTGCCGCGATCCCGGTTTCCGCAAAAACGGGCGTCGGTATCGACAATGTTTTGCAAGGCATTGTCGAACACTTGCCGCCGCCCAAGGGCGATCCCGAGGCCCCGGTCAAAGCACTGGTCTTCGACGCTCACTTTGACAAGTACCGCGGTGTGATCCTGCAGTGCCGTGTGATGGAAGGCACACTGAAACCTCGCGATACCATCCACTTTATGCATGCCGATCGCGACTACAAAGTCGACGAATTGGGGTACAACCAATTCAAACTTGTCCCCAAAGACCAACTCAGCGCCGGTGAGGTCGGCTACATCGTCGCAGGCGTCAAGAGTGTTCAAGACATCGAAATCGGCGATACGATCACGCTGTTGGATCGGCCGGCGGCGGAACCGATTCCGGGTTACCAGCCCGCCAAACAGGTCGTGTTTTCGTCCGTCTATCCGATGAGCACCGATGAGTATCCGGATCTCACCAAGGCGCTCGAAAAATTGTCGATCAACGATGCGGCGTTGACGTTTGAAAAAGACAGTTCCGCCGCGTTGGGATTTGGATTTCGCTGTGGTTTTCTAGGACTGCTGCACCTCGATGTCATCCAAGAACGACTGCAACGCGAATTTGATCTGGGGCTTGTCATTTCCGCTCCGTCGGTGAAGTACCGCTTGGAACTCAATGACGGCAGCACCTTGGAAGTCGACAACCCAAGCTATTGGCCCGATCCAACCAACATCCAATCGTCGAGCGAACCGTACATCAAAGCGTCGATTTTGATCCCCGAAGAGTATGTCGGACCGGTGATGGAATTGTGTCGTGAACACCGTTCCGAAAATCAAACGATGAACTATTTGTCGGCGGGTCGGTTGGAAGTGATCAGCGAAATGCCGCTGGGCGAAGTGTTGTTTGATTTCTATGGCAAACTAAAGATGATCACGCGTGGGTACGGATCGTTTGACTATGAACCGATCGAATATCGTCCCACCGATGTGGTGAAGGTCGATATCTTGGTGAACAAGGAACCGATCGACGCCCTTTCGTATCTGGTCCATCGCGACAAAGCTCGCACCCGCGCCCTGCATTACTGCGAACAGTTAGCCGAAGCGATTCCACGGCATCAGTTCAAGATTCCGATCCAAGGTGCGATCGGCGGAACGATCATCGCGCGTGCCACGATCCAGCCCTACCGCAAAGACGTCACGGCGAAACTGTATGGCGGTGACGTGTCGCGTAAAAAGAAACTGCTCGAAAAGCAGAAGAAGGGCAAAGCAAAAATGAAGCAATTCGGCAGCGTCAACATCCCTCAAAAAGCCTTCGTCTCGGTGCTCCGCGCCGACAAAGATTAA
- a CDS encoding methyl-accepting chemotaxis protein, which translates to MRNRGVWIKLLLLVTISVIAFCAMGVYGILTTRITFRSVNDVRDTALKLRRGAVEIAEPLNELRQLSLTLVMAPDDDLQRQLNRQQQAKSKQIDLAFENWNTSSNDAAEISTFRDLRETWSRYKRIKDVTTGKVLDDYREEAFINAIQAEQQQFAEVKRDLDLWMQAIEDNADHVYESAQSRYVAARQTYIIVIVALTLLVAAVGYLTANSIIGPLETMRNVATRISGMASTASIDGLNERIEIRSKDELGTLATAFNQMVENMQSTLGRLSYEERRTLAVLNSTADGIVTIDAEGKVRSMNAAAERLLECRSDDVIGTAIEPLVPALGTAWQVGDANPVASEDEHEVMAHTCQGHEFPIALRVREMNYMDQKLFIATLQDITSRKQTEAERQKLFHAIRDAVQRLAVASDQILATTSKQASGTQEQAASVSETVSTVNEIAQTAKQAAERSQEVAESARQADDVGNAGRTAIEESITAMLQVQNRVESLAERILLLSERAQAIGEITATVKDIAEQTNVLALNAAVEASRAGEHGRGFAVVASEVKSLAQQSKQATNQVRKILSEIQEATKDAVHSTEEGHNAVQAASRVVKSAGETINQLVTLLAVSAESAMRISASANQQAAGVSQLNEGIRDINRVTQNNVQTIGHIEQAARNLNSLSHELAKLTAK; encoded by the coding sequence ATGCGAAATCGTGGCGTTTGGATCAAATTGTTGCTGCTGGTGACGATCTCGGTGATCGCGTTCTGTGCGATGGGAGTCTATGGAATTCTGACGACACGAATCACGTTCCGCTCCGTCAACGACGTGCGTGATACCGCGTTGAAGTTGCGCCGCGGGGCGGTCGAGATTGCCGAACCGCTGAATGAACTACGCCAACTTTCGCTGACCCTCGTGATGGCGCCCGACGACGATTTGCAGCGGCAACTCAATCGGCAGCAACAAGCCAAAAGCAAACAAATCGACTTGGCCTTTGAAAATTGGAATACCTCCTCGAACGACGCCGCAGAAATTTCGACTTTTCGCGACCTGCGCGAAACATGGAGTCGATACAAACGCATCAAAGACGTGACGACGGGCAAGGTTTTGGACGATTATCGCGAAGAAGCATTTATCAATGCGATCCAGGCGGAACAGCAACAATTTGCCGAAGTCAAACGCGACCTCGATTTGTGGATGCAAGCGATCGAAGACAACGCCGACCATGTATACGAGTCGGCGCAAAGCCGCTACGTCGCCGCGCGACAAACTTACATCATCGTGATCGTTGCGTTGACGCTGCTAGTCGCCGCGGTCGGCTACCTCACCGCAAACAGCATCATTGGCCCGCTGGAAACGATGCGTAATGTGGCGACACGAATTTCGGGGATGGCGTCGACCGCGTCGATTGACGGGTTGAACGAACGGATCGAGATCCGGTCCAAAGATGAACTCGGTACGTTGGCCACCGCGTTTAACCAGATGGTCGAAAACATGCAATCGACTCTGGGCCGATTGTCCTACGAGGAACGCCGCACGTTGGCGGTACTGAATTCAACCGCCGATGGCATCGTGACGATCGATGCCGAGGGCAAGGTCAGATCAATGAACGCCGCAGCGGAACGGTTGCTCGAATGTCGCAGTGACGATGTGATCGGTACCGCGATCGAGCCATTGGTTCCCGCGCTTGGCACCGCGTGGCAGGTGGGTGATGCAAATCCCGTGGCGAGCGAAGATGAACACGAAGTCATGGCGCACACTTGCCAAGGACACGAATTCCCAATCGCGCTGCGTGTGCGTGAGATGAATTACATGGATCAAAAACTGTTCATTGCGACATTGCAGGACATCACGTCGCGAAAACAGACCGAAGCCGAGCGGCAAAAGTTGTTTCATGCGATTCGCGATGCGGTTCAACGATTGGCCGTGGCAAGCGACCAGATTCTCGCCACCACATCCAAGCAGGCCTCGGGGACACAGGAACAAGCCGCAAGCGTTTCGGAAACGGTATCCACGGTCAACGAAATCGCACAAACCGCGAAACAGGCCGCCGAGCGATCGCAAGAAGTCGCAGAATCAGCCCGTCAAGCGGACGACGTCGGCAATGCCGGCCGGACCGCGATCGAAGAATCCATCACCGCGATGTTGCAGGTGCAAAACCGCGTCGAGTCGCTTGCCGAGCGAATCTTGTTGTTGTCCGAACGCGCCCAAGCGATCGGCGAGATCACCGCGACCGTCAAGGACATCGCCGAACAAACCAACGTCCTCGCCCTCAATGCGGCGGTCGAAGCATCGCGTGCCGGCGAACACGGCCGCGGCTTTGCCGTCGTGGCATCCGAGGTCAAATCATTGGCGCAGCAATCCAAACAGGCGACCAATCAAGTCCGCAAGATTCTAAGCGAAATCCAAGAGGCGACCAAAGATGCGGTGCATTCCACCGAAGAGGGTCACAACGCGGTGCAAGCGGCTAGCCGGGTGGTCAAAAGCGCCGGCGAAACCATCAATCAACTCGTCACGCTGTTGGCAGTTTCCGCGGAATCCGCAATGCGGATTTCCGCATCGGCCAACCAACAAGCCGCAGGCGTCAGCCAATTGAACGAAGGGATTCGAGATATCAATCGCGTCACGCAAAACAACGTCCAAACCATCGGTCACATCGAACAGGCCGCACGCAACCTGAACTCGCTCAGCCACGAATTGGCTAAATTGACCGCAAAATAG
- a CDS encoding ABC transporter substrate-binding protein, with protein sequence MVLKPRFLLALAIIAIPHDLIVMRLVAKEPVTPIEPLRLRADDAPKRALPKAASGSHVKVCLPSLPYLYTSHAINGAMIKPSDNAQGWEYDMAVSHQQIDETTYEFQLRKGVRFQDGSPFDADAVVENMDAFKKQPTTYSKIDQVFDFVEKIDDYTVRFHLTEEYGCFMNDLVWMQFYTSEYLRVCGGWNGKASCPNLSRPGPYGLGPYILSEGYIEGDRQTDKAVLTANPYYWNPEYPKVETITVFTQLDAVDAKNKTLHREGEVDITDIPPESKVETILSPFAKVITSPSNNNIAIHINMINGNPKLRDKSVRRALNEALNQRNLLYFVFDNEGTLSPTMASPYFPGVREVVKTLKPFSEVNDPYTPSQQARLRSILSGLQLKVLTQNRFLSMWRGIESQLNRVGVTLQITTAPSEAEIFGPLLSTNAGKNQVDWDLLVWGNDDWFFNHPYTAFLVYRTTNVWSTVYPDPVMNHYIDEMFRVSVEDPQFSEITANIIRRAYDEAYMLFVPTPNRVMAVNKEVVYRPYKMACAPLWKIQITDQHWSVRRGPYPESSKGPVRITRMSIDQESK encoded by the coding sequence ATGGTTTTAAAACCCCGCTTCCTTCTCGCCTTGGCGATCATTGCCATCCCCCACGATCTCATCGTGATGCGGTTGGTGGCAAAGGAACCCGTCACGCCGATCGAGCCGCTGCGACTTCGCGCCGATGACGCTCCCAAACGCGCGCTGCCCAAGGCGGCGTCCGGATCCCACGTCAAAGTATGCCTGCCCAGTTTGCCGTATTTGTATACGTCGCACGCCATCAACGGAGCGATGATCAAACCGTCGGACAATGCTCAGGGGTGGGAGTACGACATGGCAGTGTCCCATCAGCAAATCGACGAAACAACCTATGAATTCCAACTGCGAAAAGGAGTCCGGTTTCAAGACGGCAGCCCGTTTGATGCGGACGCGGTGGTCGAGAACATGGATGCGTTTAAAAAGCAACCCACGACCTATAGCAAGATCGACCAAGTGTTTGACTTCGTCGAAAAGATCGACGACTACACGGTGCGGTTTCATTTGACCGAAGAATACGGTTGCTTCATGAACGATTTGGTTTGGATGCAGTTTTACACGTCCGAGTACCTTCGGGTCTGTGGTGGCTGGAACGGCAAAGCAAGTTGTCCCAATCTGTCGCGTCCTGGCCCCTATGGCTTGGGGCCGTACATCTTGAGTGAAGGCTATATCGAAGGCGACCGACAAACCGACAAGGCGGTTTTGACCGCGAATCCTTACTACTGGAATCCAGAATACCCCAAGGTCGAAACGATCACGGTTTTCACCCAACTGGACGCAGTCGATGCAAAAAACAAAACACTGCATCGCGAAGGCGAGGTCGACATCACCGACATTCCGCCCGAATCGAAAGTCGAGACGATTTTGTCTCCCTTTGCCAAAGTCATCACATCGCCGTCCAACAACAACATTGCCATTCATATCAATATGATCAACGGCAACCCCAAACTTCGCGACAAGTCGGTCCGACGTGCGCTGAACGAAGCGTTGAACCAGCGAAACCTGCTGTACTTTGTCTTTGACAACGAGGGAACGCTTTCGCCCACCATGGCGTCGCCTTATTTTCCGGGCGTACGCGAAGTAGTCAAAACGCTAAAACCGTTTTCCGAAGTCAACGATCCCTACACGCCAAGCCAACAGGCCCGCTTGAGATCAATTCTCAGCGGTCTGCAATTAAAAGTGCTAACGCAAAATCGATTTCTTTCGATGTGGCGTGGAATCGAATCACAATTGAACCGAGTCGGCGTGACACTACAGATCACGACGGCCCCCAGCGAAGCGGAAATTTTTGGGCCGCTGTTATCCACCAATGCGGGGAAAAACCAAGTCGACTGGGATTTATTGGTGTGGGGTAATGACGATTGGTTTTTCAATCATCCCTACACCGCATTTCTCGTCTACCGCACCACCAACGTCTGGAGCACGGTCTATCCCGATCCAGTCATGAACCATTACATCGATGAAATGTTCCGCGTCAGCGTTGAGGATCCCCAGTTCAGCGAGATCACCGCCAACATCATTCGGCGGGCATATGACGAGGCTTACATGTTGTTTGTGCCAACCCCCAACCGAGTCATGGCGGTCAACAAGGAAGTCGTGTATCGCCCATATAAAATGGCCTGTGCTCCGCTGTGGAAGATCCAAATCACCGATCAACATTGGTCTGTCCGCCGCGGCCCGTACCCTGAATCCTCCAAAGGCCCGGTGCGAATCACTCGCATGTCCATTGACCAGGAGTCCAAGTGA
- a CDS encoding nucleotidyltransferase domain-containing protein, translating into MTGRMPIPQDQMMKHVRLHPFPLVFATISGAHLYGFPSADSDFDLRGVHLLPLKTVLGLDIGRETVEKEGIYDGLEIDLVTHDAAKFFKLMLRRNGYVLEQLFSPLVVSTTPEHEELKSIAADCITRHHAHHYLGFAGTQWRLFHKDSPQRVKPLLYVFRVLLTGIHLMRTGTVEANLATLNEDARLSYIDDLLRQKREGPEKATLDAADLAFYTSEYERLVATLEAEYERSQLPEMPTARDALSDLLVRLRMKSHDAATE; encoded by the coding sequence ATGACAGGCAGGATGCCTATCCCACAGGATCAGATGATGAAGCATGTGCGGCTGCATCCGTTTCCACTGGTGTTTGCCACGATCAGTGGAGCGCATCTGTATGGTTTTCCGTCTGCCGATTCGGACTTTGATCTCCGTGGCGTGCATTTGTTGCCGTTGAAGACCGTGCTCGGTTTGGACATTGGACGCGAAACGGTCGAGAAAGAGGGCATTTATGATGGATTGGAAATTGATTTGGTGACGCATGATGCCGCCAAGTTTTTTAAACTGATGCTGCGTCGCAATGGCTACGTGCTGGAACAACTTTTTTCGCCGCTAGTGGTGTCGACGACGCCAGAGCACGAGGAACTGAAAAGCATCGCAGCCGACTGTATCACGCGGCATCATGCGCATCACTACCTTGGCTTTGCCGGCACGCAGTGGCGGTTGTTTCACAAGGATTCACCACAGCGGGTCAAACCGCTGCTGTATGTGTTTCGAGTGCTGTTGACCGGAATCCATTTGATGCGAACGGGCACCGTCGAAGCCAATTTGGCGACGTTGAACGAGGATGCACGACTTTCATACATCGATGATTTGTTGCGTCAGAAACGTGAAGGGCCTGAAAAGGCAACCCTCGACGCGGCCGACTTGGCATTTTATACGTCCGAGTACGAAAGACTGGTCGCGACGCTGGAAGCCGAATACGAACGTTCGCAACTTCCCGAGATGCCCACGGCACGTGATGCGCTGAGCGACTTGTTGGTGCGGTTGCGAATGAAATCGCATGACGCTGCGACCGAATGA
- a CDS encoding nucleotidyltransferase domain-containing protein, translating into MNRKPTQPLIYSAGTQVVAQKDVMTANDRVAHPAGAVGVIVRCPIDRTHAYRVKFADGFEAPIHHDQMVRLSEYKSQSIRTDTSPLMSAGLYDRVIYRCVIGSRAYGLDDHDSDTDRRGVYLPPAELQWSLYGVPDQLENDETQEVYWELQKFIILALKANPNVLECLYSPIVDSVTPLGRELLEMRDAFLSKLVFQTYSGYVASQFKKMQTDNRNQGRVKWKHVMHLVRLLMSGTFVLREGGVRVEVGEHRESLLRIKRGEMSFADADRWRRELQVEFESAFKSTKLPDRPDYERANAFLVDARRRALEIELP; encoded by the coding sequence GTGAATCGTAAACCGACCCAACCGCTGATCTATTCGGCTGGTACTCAAGTGGTGGCTCAAAAGGACGTCATGACAGCGAACGACCGGGTGGCTCATCCGGCAGGTGCCGTCGGAGTGATCGTTCGCTGTCCGATCGACCGAACGCATGCGTACCGAGTTAAATTTGCAGACGGGTTCGAAGCCCCGATTCATCACGACCAAATGGTTCGGTTGTCCGAGTACAAGAGTCAATCGATTCGGACCGACACGTCGCCGCTGATGAGTGCGGGACTTTACGACCGAGTGATCTATCGCTGTGTGATTGGGTCGCGTGCGTATGGGCTGGATGATCACGACTCGGATACCGATCGACGTGGTGTTTATTTGCCGCCCGCGGAATTGCAATGGTCGCTCTATGGCGTGCCCGACCAACTGGAGAATGACGAGACACAAGAGGTTTATTGGGAGCTGCAGAAGTTTATCATCTTGGCACTCAAAGCGAACCCCAACGTGCTGGAGTGTCTCTATTCGCCCATCGTCGATTCGGTGACGCCGCTGGGGCGTGAACTGCTTGAGATGCGAGACGCGTTTTTGTCGAAATTAGTTTTTCAGACGTATTCAGGCTATGTCGCGTCGCAATTCAAAAAAATGCAAACCGATAACCGCAACCAAGGACGTGTGAAGTGGAAGCACGTGATGCATTTGGTGCGATTGCTGATGTCGGGAACGTTCGTGCTTCGCGAAGGGGGGGTGCGAGTCGAAGTGGGCGAGCATCGTGAATCATTGTTGAGGATCAAACGAGGGGAGATGTCGTTTGCGGATGCGGATCGATGGCGTCGAGAATTGCAAGTGGAATTTGAATCGGCGTTTAAGTCGACGAAATTGCCTGATCGGCCGGATTACGAACGCGCCAACGCGTTTCTTGTCGATGCACGTCGACGGGCCTTGGAAATCGAGTTGCCGTGA
- a CDS encoding isoprenylcysteine carboxylmethyltransferase family protein, giving the protein MNAKQIVTSYLIVQAVATAAWWSMLWFVPSSVSWFHPASWPRETLLGFWLADFLLLIAGSSMTAIAITSEKAWASTAVWSLAAALWYPTFYCIGVSIITDQAWIAASLMVCMAGMTLAMATIYGTPHQTPATIRETPLNRTSAIVWTFTQTAIFWSVFLWILPEGIVEFQTRLHWPLFLHPGQTSGSITLFTAASLLGLWSGWAMAVRGDGTPLPTATAPKLVDAGPYRFVRNPMALAGIVQGIAVGWYHGSFVVFIYAIAGGFVWHCFVRPVEEADLDQRFGERYRQYKQRVRLWIPR; this is encoded by the coding sequence ATGAATGCCAAACAAATCGTCACGAGCTATTTGATTGTCCAAGCTGTCGCTACGGCAGCTTGGTGGAGCATGCTGTGGTTTGTGCCCAGCAGTGTGTCTTGGTTCCATCCTGCATCGTGGCCGCGGGAAACGCTCCTTGGTTTTTGGCTTGCCGATTTCTTGTTGCTGATTGCCGGATCGAGCATGACAGCGATCGCGATCACAAGTGAAAAAGCGTGGGCGTCCACGGCGGTTTGGTCGCTCGCCGCTGCCCTCTGGTATCCAACATTCTACTGCATCGGTGTCAGCATCATTACGGACCAAGCCTGGATCGCCGCGTCGCTGATGGTTTGCATGGCGGGAATGACGTTGGCGATGGCCACCATTTACGGAACGCCGCATCAAACGCCCGCTACGATTCGCGAGACACCGCTGAACAGGACATCGGCAATCGTTTGGACGTTCACTCAGACGGCGATTTTTTGGAGCGTCTTTCTATGGATCTTGCCCGAGGGCATCGTCGAGTTCCAAACACGATTGCACTGGCCTCTTTTTTTGCACCCCGGACAAACCTCTGGGTCGATCACATTGTTCACCGCCGCATCGCTGTTGGGATTGTGGAGCGGATGGGCGATGGCGGTCCGTGGCGATGGCACACCGTTACCCACGGCAACGGCACCGAAATTGGTGGACGCGGGTCCTTACCGCTTCGTCCGCAACCCGATGGCATTGGCGGGAATTGTGCAAGGGATCGCGGTCGGATGGTATCACGGCAGCTTCGTTGTGTTCATCTACGCAATCGCGGGCGGTTTCGTTTGGCACTGTTTCGTTCGTCCGGTCGAAGAAGCCGACTTGGACCAGCGATTTGGCGAACGGTACCGGCAATACAAACAGCGTGTCCGACTGTGGATACCGCGATAA
- a CDS encoding dipeptidase, giving the protein MKMIFDAHLDLSLNALEWNRDLRRPVAKIRETERPLPARLNGQAAGTVSLPEMRRGGIGLCVATQIGGCMKPRSYVANWESPSQAWAMTQGQLAWYREMERLGEMVQITDRDGLETHLRRWADPVAAAERNEPIGYVLSLEGSDSIVTLDHLQRAWQYGLRALGPAHYGIGRYAMGHDVLGEFPPSGIELIRAMDQLGMILDVTHLNEPCFWQAIEIYEGPVWASHQNCRAIVDDVRQFSDEQIKAIIDRDGVLGAAFDVWMVVPGFVRGQSTPESIGVTMRHIADHIDHICQLAGNTKHCGIGSDLDGAFGREQSPSDLDTIADLQSLDSILSDRGYSDDDVSAIFHGNFLRVLRRAFA; this is encoded by the coding sequence ATGAAAATGATCTTCGACGCGCATCTGGACCTCAGCCTGAACGCTCTGGAATGGAACCGCGATCTGCGGCGACCGGTCGCCAAAATCCGCGAAACCGAGCGACCGCTTCCGGCGCGTTTGAATGGTCAAGCCGCTGGCACGGTTTCGTTACCCGAGATGCGTCGCGGAGGCATCGGGTTGTGTGTGGCGACTCAGATCGGAGGCTGTATGAAGCCCCGGTCGTATGTTGCCAACTGGGAATCGCCATCGCAGGCATGGGCGATGACGCAGGGACAATTGGCCTGGTATCGCGAGATGGAACGACTCGGTGAAATGGTACAAATCACTGATCGCGATGGACTCGAAACTCATTTACGTCGCTGGGCGGATCCCGTTGCTGCAGCCGAGCGAAACGAACCGATTGGCTACGTCTTGAGTCTGGAAGGATCCGATTCCATCGTGACGCTCGATCATCTGCAGCGTGCTTGGCAATATGGACTGCGTGCACTTGGCCCTGCGCATTATGGAATCGGACGCTACGCGATGGGGCATGACGTGCTGGGAGAATTTCCGCCCAGCGGAATTGAATTGATACGTGCGATGGATCAACTTGGCATGATCCTAGACGTGACGCATTTAAACGAGCCCTGTTTTTGGCAGGCGATCGAGATCTACGAAGGCCCGGTGTGGGCCAGTCATCAAAATTGCCGCGCGATCGTGGACGACGTTCGGCAATTCAGTGACGAACAAATCAAAGCGATTATCGATCGCGATGGAGTGCTCGGCGCCGCCTTTGACGTCTGGATGGTCGTGCCAGGATTTGTTCGTGGTCAATCCACCCCCGAATCCATCGGAGTCACGATGCGGCACATTGCCGACCATATCGATCACATTTGCCAGTTGGCGGGAAATACCAAACATTGCGGAATCGGCAGCGATTTGGACGGCGCCTTCGGTCGCGAACAATCCCCTAGCGATCTGGATACGATTGCGGATCTGCAGTCACTCGACTCGATTCTCAGCGACCGCGGCTACAGCGACGATGATGTGTCCGCCATCTTTCATGGCAATTTCCTGCGGGTCCTGCGACGTGCTTTTGCCTAA